Proteins encoded in a region of the Mycolicibacterium chitae genome:
- a CDS encoding IS256 family transposase, with the protein MTQDHSALLAQLDALKSADAGAVFAELIRAGLQALIEAEATETIGAGRYQRSGERSTHRNGHRPKTVSTTSGDIEVKIPKLRAGSFFPSLLERRRRIDKALHAVIMEAYVHGVSTRSVDGLVAALGVGSGVSKSEVSRVCAGLDREIEAFRTRSLTHTTFPYVFCDATFCKVRVGAHVVSHALVVATGVSIDGTREVLGTAVGDSESFEFWREFLASLKARGLSGVHLVISDAHAGLKAAVAQQFTGSSWQRCRVHFMRNLHGAVAAKHAPAVTAAVKTIFAHTDPADVAAQWDQVADTLSGSFPKVAAMMDEAKADVLAFTAFPRTHWQKIWSNNPIERLNKEIKRRADVVEIFPNPAAFLRLATAVVIEAHDEWQVTRRYLSEVSMAELRKVIDAKHAAAHPVTEPVSSQRQIA; encoded by the coding sequence ATGACCCAGGACCATTCTGCCTTGCTCGCCCAGCTCGATGCACTCAAGTCCGCTGATGCTGGGGCGGTGTTCGCCGAGCTGATCCGCGCCGGGCTGCAGGCGTTGATCGAGGCCGAGGCCACCGAGACCATCGGGGCCGGACGCTACCAACGCAGCGGCGAACGCAGCACGCACCGCAACGGGCATCGGCCCAAGACGGTATCGACGACCTCCGGCGATATCGAGGTCAAGATCCCCAAACTGCGGGCCGGCTCCTTCTTCCCCTCGCTGCTGGAACGGCGCCGTCGCATCGACAAGGCCCTGCATGCGGTGATCATGGAGGCCTACGTCCATGGCGTGTCGACCCGCAGCGTCGATGGCCTGGTCGCCGCACTCGGGGTTGGATCCGGGGTCTCCAAATCGGAGGTCTCGCGCGTCTGCGCCGGCCTCGACCGCGAGATCGAGGCTTTCCGTACCCGCAGCCTGACCCACACCACGTTCCCGTACGTCTTCTGCGACGCCACCTTCTGCAAAGTCCGCGTCGGCGCCCACGTGGTCTCTCACGCGTTGGTGGTGGCCACCGGAGTCTCGATCGACGGGACCCGTGAGGTGCTGGGCACCGCGGTCGGTGACAGCGAGTCTTTCGAGTTCTGGCGGGAGTTTCTGGCCTCGCTCAAGGCCCGCGGCCTTTCCGGGGTGCACCTGGTGATCTCTGATGCCCACGCCGGGTTGAAAGCCGCCGTGGCCCAGCAGTTCACCGGGTCGTCCTGGCAGCGCTGCCGGGTCCATTTCATGCGCAACCTGCATGGCGCGGTGGCCGCCAAACACGCCCCGGCGGTCACCGCGGCGGTCAAGACGATCTTCGCCCACACCGACCCCGCTGATGTGGCTGCGCAGTGGGATCAGGTCGCTGACACGCTCTCGGGCAGTTTTCCGAAGGTGGCCGCGATGATGGATGAGGCGAAAGCCGACGTGCTGGCCTTTACCGCGTTCCCGCGCACCCACTGGCAGAAGATCTGGTCGAACAATCCCATCGAGCGGCTCAACAAGGAGATCAAACGCCGTGCCGATGTCGTGGAGATCTTCCCCAACCCCGCCGCGTTCCTACGGCTGGCCACCGCGGTGGTCATCGAGGCCCACGACGAATGGCAGGTCACCCGCCGCTACCTGTCCGAGGTGTCCATGGCTGAGCTGCGCAAAGTCATCGACGCAAAACACGCCGCCGCCCACCCAGTGACCGAACCGGTTTCCTCACAACGCCAAATCGCCTAG
- a CDS encoding alpha/beta hydrolase family protein, with amino-acid sequence MRRSTWLGLAAAATPLVAAGMAGAREVARAETARRRGVTTRDDVPIPEPSFGLGVAAAVDALLAAPMPLLSSLGSAQDYAAASTELDAAVRYYGDAGWLDAPQLRHRRPNAPDDVRIAALSPGREIARFDSGWRPEKREPGGDRWRTFRANERVSVPLLRHPGAPRPWLVVVHGQGMGRPSDAKMLRVRHLHEELGINIAMPVLPLHGPRSCGFSPSRQFASNIFAINNVLGLTQSVWDIRRLLQWLREDQQAPSVGLLGVSLGSYVVNLLSTLDGDLACLVAIVPTSDLAASMRDAEPITPAKRRWHRKVHDHRSELVHRVVSPLARPCLVPHQRRHIVAGQVDRIAPPRGAAQLWRHWGEPSIAWCPRGHVTAWRGAAYDDHIASLLASSGLRHHS; translated from the coding sequence GTGAGACGCTCGACCTGGCTGGGCCTGGCCGCCGCGGCCACACCGTTGGTAGCCGCCGGTATGGCCGGGGCCCGTGAGGTCGCCCGCGCGGAGACGGCCCGGAGGCGCGGCGTCACCACCCGCGACGACGTGCCGATACCGGAGCCCTCGTTCGGGCTCGGGGTGGCCGCAGCCGTCGACGCGCTGCTAGCGGCGCCGATGCCGCTGCTGTCGTCGCTGGGATCAGCGCAGGACTATGCGGCGGCCTCGACCGAACTCGACGCCGCGGTCCGCTACTACGGTGACGCCGGTTGGCTGGACGCTCCGCAGCTTCGGCACCGGCGCCCGAACGCGCCGGATGACGTTCGGATCGCGGCCCTTTCACCCGGACGGGAGATCGCCCGGTTCGACAGCGGCTGGCGGCCGGAGAAGCGCGAGCCCGGCGGCGATCGCTGGCGGACGTTCCGCGCCAACGAACGGGTGTCGGTTCCGCTGCTGCGTCACCCCGGTGCTCCCCGACCATGGCTCGTCGTCGTCCACGGGCAAGGGATGGGACGGCCGTCGGACGCCAAGATGCTGCGCGTGCGCCATCTGCACGAGGAACTCGGCATCAACATCGCCATGCCCGTGCTCCCGCTGCACGGTCCGCGCTCCTGCGGCTTCTCCCCTTCGCGGCAGTTCGCGTCCAACATCTTCGCGATCAACAACGTGCTGGGGCTCACCCAGTCGGTGTGGGACATCCGGCGGCTGCTGCAGTGGCTGCGCGAAGACCAGCAGGCGCCGTCGGTCGGCCTGCTCGGCGTATCGCTGGGCTCCTACGTCGTCAACCTGCTCTCGACGCTCGACGGCGACCTGGCTTGTCTCGTAGCCATCGTCCCGACCAGCGACCTGGCCGCGTCGATGCGCGACGCCGAGCCGATCACGCCGGCCAAACGCCGTTGGCACCGCAAGGTGCACGACCATCGCTCGGAGCTCGTACACCGCGTCGTCTCACCGCTGGCCCGGCCGTGCCTGGTCCCCCACCAGCGGCGCCACATCGTGGCCGGACAGGTCGACCGGATCGCGCCGCCGCGCGGTGCCGCCCAGCTCTGGCGGCACTGGGGCGAACCGTCGATCGCGTGGTGCCCACGCGGCCACGTCACCGCGTGGCGGGGAGCGGCCTACGACGACCACATCGCCTCGCTCCTCGCCTCGTCCGGGCTGCGACACCATTCCTGA
- a CDS encoding wax ester/triacylglycerol synthase family O-acyltransferase, translated as MRQLSSADWTMVSLDTATAHNTIGIVGIYDPSTRTETRDPVTYEEVLKYVEARLHVAESFRERLVHVPFGLDRPWWIRDGDFDLEYHVRHIALPRPGSWRQLCTQIARIHARPLDLTRPPWELYLIDGLDGVDHLPQGAFAVFLRVHHSAIDGVAGAEILTALHSHEPDDGPPPVPEDYQWEPDSMPSDLGLLSRAALHGAVRPVDVLRQVRKLAPQLPALVTDTRDPAVTSPASLAKATRFNQVVSPHRVFGTAYTTLDVLKEIRAAMPQATINDVGVAIVGGAIRRYLLDKDELPDEAMVAMMPISVRPTATRSSGTTVSATSTGTSGNEYSVAPITMATDEDDPLDRLARIVKSTAHVKDSGAHPVRSLIAMSEEAFGGLIGTVQRAAVRALSRRGRTVAAHTLVSNVPGPLTPMYFCGAQMVDTTGLGPVLDGMGLNNGIGSYGNRVTFCFTADRKALPDPEVYEQCLSGAVEELLEAAREVQG; from the coding sequence ATGCGTCAGCTTTCCAGTGCCGACTGGACGATGGTGTCACTCGACACCGCGACAGCGCACAACACCATCGGCATCGTCGGCATCTACGACCCCTCGACGCGCACCGAGACGCGCGACCCGGTCACCTACGAGGAGGTCCTCAAGTACGTCGAGGCACGCCTTCATGTCGCCGAAAGCTTCCGGGAACGGCTGGTGCACGTGCCCTTTGGGCTGGACCGGCCCTGGTGGATCCGGGACGGCGACTTCGATCTGGAATACCACGTCCGGCACATCGCCCTGCCGCGTCCGGGTAGCTGGCGGCAGCTGTGCACCCAGATCGCGCGTATCCACGCTCGGCCCCTGGACCTGACCAGGCCGCCCTGGGAGCTGTACCTGATCGATGGGCTCGACGGCGTCGACCATCTGCCGCAGGGCGCCTTCGCCGTGTTCCTGCGGGTGCACCACTCCGCCATCGATGGTGTCGCCGGCGCCGAGATCCTCACCGCGCTGCACAGCCACGAGCCCGACGACGGACCGCCGCCGGTCCCGGAGGACTACCAGTGGGAACCGGACTCCATGCCGTCCGACCTCGGCCTGTTGAGCCGCGCTGCGCTGCATGGTGCTGTCCGGCCTGTCGACGTGCTGCGTCAGGTCCGCAAGCTCGCGCCGCAACTGCCCGCGCTGGTCACCGACACCCGGGACCCGGCCGTGACATCGCCGGCGTCGCTGGCCAAGGCGACCCGCTTCAACCAGGTGGTCTCGCCGCATCGCGTGTTCGGCACCGCCTACACGACGCTGGACGTCCTCAAGGAGATCCGCGCGGCGATGCCGCAAGCCACGATCAACGACGTCGGCGTCGCCATCGTCGGCGGGGCCATCCGGCGCTATCTGCTCGACAAGGACGAGTTGCCCGACGAGGCCATGGTGGCGATGATGCCCATCTCGGTCCGGCCGACGGCCACCCGCTCCAGCGGCACCACGGTCTCGGCGACCAGCACCGGGACCAGCGGCAATGAATACTCGGTTGCACCCATCACGATGGCGACCGACGAAGACGACCCGCTCGACCGGCTCGCGCGCATCGTGAAATCGACTGCGCACGTCAAGGATTCGGGTGCGCACCCGGTCCGATCGCTGATCGCGATGTCGGAGGAGGCCTTCGGCGGCCTGATCGGCACGGTGCAACGCGCCGCCGTGCGCGCCCTGAGTCGGCGTGGGCGCACCGTCGCCGCTCATACCTTGGTGAGCAACGTCCCTGGGCCGCTGACCCCGATGTACTTCTGTGGCGCGCAGATGGTCGACACCACCGGGCTTGGTCCGGTGCTCGACGGCATGGGGCTCAACAACGGCATCGGCAGTTACGGCAACCGCGTGACGTTCTGCTTCACCGCCGACCGCAAGGCCCTCCCCGACCCCGAGGTGTACGAGCAGTGCCTCAGCGGCGCTGTCGAGGAGTTGCTCGAGGCCGCCCGCGAGGTCCAAGGCTGA
- a CDS encoding type II toxin-antitoxin system VapC family toxin has protein sequence MIYLDTSALTKLLVAEAETPDLQSWLLEQRDHGEDHAVTSALGRVELMRAVARLGEPGLHERALYLLDGLDILPLTDAVITLAETIGPARLRSLDAIHLASAAQIRRELTTFVTYDHRLLEGCRAVGFDTASPGGSA, from the coding sequence TTGATCTACCTGGACACGTCTGCCCTGACCAAGCTGCTCGTCGCCGAAGCCGAGACACCAGACCTGCAGTCGTGGCTCCTCGAACAGCGCGACCACGGCGAAGACCACGCGGTGACGAGCGCCCTCGGCCGTGTCGAATTGATGAGAGCTGTTGCGCGGCTGGGGGAGCCGGGACTTCACGAGCGTGCACTCTATCTGCTCGACGGCCTGGACATTCTGCCGTTGACCGACGCCGTGATCACCTTGGCCGAAACGATCGGCCCCGCCCGCCTGCGCTCACTGGACGCGATTCACCTTGCCTCGGCCGCCCAGATCAGGCGTGAGCTCACGACGTTCGTCACCTACGACCACCGGCTGTTGGAGGGCTGTCGCGCAGTCGGTTTCGACACCGCGTCGCCGGGCGGCTCGGCATGA
- a CDS encoding type II toxin-antitoxin system Phd/YefM family antitoxin: MEAIGVRELRQHASRYLARVEAGEELGVTNNGRLVARLVPVQDVERSRESLIEAGVLTPANRPRNLFDIIATPDPGRERTLSEVLSEMRDER, from the coding sequence ATGGAGGCTATCGGAGTCCGCGAACTGCGGCAACACGCATCGCGATACCTCGCGCGGGTTGAAGCCGGTGAGGAACTCGGCGTCACCAACAACGGCCGACTCGTCGCCAGACTGGTCCCGGTGCAGGACGTCGAACGGTCCCGCGAATCCCTGATCGAGGCCGGCGTTCTGACCCCGGCCAATCGGCCGCGGAACCTCTTCGACATCATTGCCACGCCAGATCCTGGCCGTGAGCGCACCCTGTCGGAAGTTCTCAGCGAGATGCGCGACGAACGTTGA
- a CDS encoding TIGR03560 family F420-dependent LLM class oxidoreductase encodes MLISAKLAPTFDYPVLERFWRSADALGFHAIWDYDHFYGLTDAELLTYDGWTLLAGMAAHTKNARIGCLVGSVTYRNPALLAKMAATIDHMSHGRLEFGLGAGWHEAEHQAYGFEFPAPGARVAMLDEALTVVRRLWTEDRVSFSGKYFTVEDALANPKPLQHPHPPIVIGGMKPKMLWVIARHADEWNAPGQGAQEWSRTNAALDEACAEVGRPPQEIRRSVQLFLHPGNAEQVQQQLDSLPQYRDVGCQHVVLSFYQPPDEDLLARCAAL; translated from the coding sequence ATGCTGATCTCGGCGAAGCTGGCCCCGACCTTCGACTACCCGGTGCTGGAACGCTTCTGGCGCAGCGCCGACGCCCTCGGTTTCCATGCCATCTGGGACTACGACCACTTCTACGGGCTGACCGACGCGGAACTGCTGACCTACGACGGCTGGACCCTGCTGGCGGGCATGGCCGCACACACCAAGAATGCACGGATCGGTTGCCTAGTGGGTTCGGTCACCTACCGCAACCCGGCCCTGCTGGCGAAGATGGCGGCCACCATCGATCACATGTCCCACGGTCGGCTGGAGTTCGGGCTCGGCGCGGGCTGGCACGAGGCGGAGCACCAGGCCTACGGCTTCGAGTTCCCCGCGCCGGGTGCCCGGGTGGCGATGCTCGACGAGGCGCTGACGGTGGTCCGGCGACTCTGGACCGAAGACCGAGTCAGCTTCAGCGGCAAGTACTTCACCGTCGAGGACGCGCTGGCGAATCCGAAGCCGCTGCAGCACCCGCATCCGCCGATCGTCATCGGCGGGATGAAACCGAAGATGCTGTGGGTGATCGCCCGGCACGCCGACGAATGGAACGCCCCGGGGCAGGGCGCGCAGGAGTGGTCGCGCACCAACGCCGCCCTCGACGAGGCCTGCGCCGAGGTCGGCCGCCCGCCCCAGGAGATCCGGCGGTCGGTCCAGCTGTTCCTGCATCCGGGCAATGCGGAACAGGTGCAGCAGCAACTGGATTCGCTGCCGCAGTACCGCGACGTCGGCTGCCAGCACGTGGTGCTGTCGTTCTACCAGCCTCCAGACGAGGACCTGCTGGCGCGTTGCGCGGCGCTCTGA
- a CDS encoding PHA/PHB synthase family protein — translation MSQPSTDATRWFTDLVESQQALLTAAAGGPEIPVAKQWTEALAASTEWQLDTWNQLTGQWAAMFGLGPAAKPIADRRFAGEAWTKDPRFEATARAYLTQVDLLTKALEAAPLDERSKGQWSFALRQVVDALSPANNLMTNPEAQQLALETGGRSLIEGMRLFTEDLAKGRVSMTDESAFEVGENVATTPGAVIYQNELIQVIQYTPTTDEVHERPLVIIPPCINKFYILDLQPENSFVAHAVAEGHPVFLLSWRNIGPEQGQITWDDYVVDGVLQAIDVALDVTGADKANTLGFCAGGTLLASALGVLQAGGDQKAASMTLLTTLLDFTDTGEIGLLVDEASVAQREARIGNGGVLQGSELAQVFSLLRANDLIWPYVVKGYLQGQAPPPFDLLYWNSDDTNLPGPMFSWYLRNLYLENKLREPGGTVQAGVPVDLGSLDIPSFVYASRADHIVPWTSAYASTQFLGGKPTFVLGASGHIAGVINPPAKNKRNYWVSKKRGSYDPDPEKWLDSAKSVPGSWWPVWHEWLAKTAGDKVAAPQSLGSGTYTEIEPAPGSYVKEKAPKP, via the coding sequence ATGTCCCAGCCCAGCACCGACGCCACTCGCTGGTTCACCGATCTCGTGGAATCGCAGCAGGCGCTGCTGACCGCGGCCGCCGGTGGCCCGGAGATCCCGGTGGCCAAACAATGGACGGAGGCGCTGGCCGCTTCCACCGAATGGCAGCTGGACACCTGGAATCAGCTCACCGGGCAGTGGGCCGCGATGTTCGGGCTCGGTCCGGCCGCGAAACCGATCGCCGACCGCCGCTTCGCCGGCGAGGCCTGGACCAAGGACCCCCGCTTCGAGGCGACGGCGCGGGCCTACCTGACCCAGGTGGATCTGCTGACCAAGGCCCTCGAGGCGGCCCCGCTCGACGAGCGCAGCAAGGGCCAGTGGAGTTTCGCGCTGCGCCAGGTGGTCGATGCGCTCAGCCCGGCCAACAATCTGATGACCAATCCGGAGGCCCAGCAGCTGGCGCTGGAAACCGGCGGCAGGAGCCTCATCGAGGGCATGCGCCTGTTCACCGAGGACCTGGCCAAGGGCCGCGTCTCGATGACCGACGAATCGGCGTTCGAGGTGGGCGAGAACGTCGCCACCACGCCGGGTGCGGTCATCTATCAGAACGAGCTCATCCAGGTCATCCAGTACACCCCGACCACCGACGAGGTGCACGAACGTCCGCTCGTCATCATCCCGCCGTGTATCAACAAGTTCTACATCCTGGACCTGCAGCCGGAGAACTCGTTCGTCGCGCACGCGGTCGCCGAGGGCCACCCAGTTTTTCTGTTGTCGTGGCGCAACATTGGCCCCGAGCAGGGCCAAATCACCTGGGACGACTACGTTGTCGACGGTGTCCTGCAGGCCATCGATGTGGCGCTGGACGTCACCGGCGCCGACAAGGCGAACACGCTCGGCTTCTGCGCCGGCGGCACGCTGCTGGCCAGCGCGCTGGGGGTCCTGCAGGCCGGCGGCGATCAGAAGGCCGCCAGCATGACGCTGCTGACCACGCTGCTCGACTTCACCGACACCGGCGAGATCGGCCTGCTGGTCGACGAAGCCAGCGTCGCCCAGCGCGAGGCGAGGATCGGCAACGGCGGGGTGCTGCAGGGCAGCGAGCTGGCCCAGGTCTTCTCGCTGCTGCGGGCCAACGACCTGATCTGGCCGTACGTCGTCAAGGGCTACCTGCAGGGCCAGGCCCCGCCGCCGTTCGACCTGCTGTACTGGAACAGCGACGACACCAACCTGCCCGGCCCGATGTTCAGCTGGTACCTACGAAACCTGTACCTGGAGAACAAGCTTCGCGAACCCGGCGGCACCGTGCAGGCCGGCGTCCCGGTGGACCTCGGCTCGCTGGACATCCCGTCGTTCGTCTACGCCTCCCGGGCGGATCACATCGTGCCGTGGACGTCGGCCTACGCGAGCACCCAATTCCTCGGCGGCAAACCGACATTCGTCCTCGGCGCCAGCGGCCACATCGCCGGCGTGATCAATCCCCCGGCGAAGAACAAGCGCAACTACTGGGTGTCCAAGAAACGCGGATCCTACGACCCCGACCCGGAGAAGTGGCTCGACTCCGCCAAGAGCGTCCCCGGCAGCTGGTGGCCGGTCTGGCACGAATGGCTGGCCAAGACCGCCGGCGACAAGGTCGCGGCGCCGCAGAGCCTGGGCAGCGGCACCTACACCGAGATCGAGCCCGCACCAGGCAGCTATGTCAAGGAGAAGGCACCGAAACCCTGA
- the aztD gene encoding zinc metallochaperone AztD, which produces MSNPRWLYRVGALSFAAAALAACSAGSDNGESTGTSEASASGTASAPATPGAPITDPLVATYDGGLYVLDGATLEVKQDIPLDGFLRVNPAGDHGHVLVTTTEGFRILDAAGGRLTEDVFPAIEAGHVTPHGEHTVLFADGSGEITAFDPHALEAGGLPQTQKFTTPEPHHGVAVILADGTRLQTLGNPDTRVGAAAFDGDREIARNEQCPGVHGETVAADEVVVLGCEDGALEYADGRFTKIASPTPYGRIGTTKGHDDSPVVLADMKIDPDAELERPEQFALIDTTTDQMRIVALPQGVSYTFRSLARGPQAEALILGTDGNLHVFDPVTGAPTKAVQVTEQWTEPDDWQRPRPTLFTREGAVYVSDPATKQIHLVDLAAGTVAESVTLEQTPNELSGTVGHHH; this is translated from the coding sequence ATGTCAAATCCGAGGTGGCTGTACCGCGTCGGAGCCTTGTCGTTCGCGGCGGCCGCGCTCGCGGCCTGCTCGGCGGGCAGCGACAACGGCGAGAGCACCGGCACGTCAGAGGCGAGCGCATCCGGGACGGCCTCAGCGCCGGCCACCCCAGGTGCTCCCATCACCGACCCCCTGGTCGCCACCTATGACGGCGGACTCTACGTTCTCGACGGTGCGACTCTCGAGGTCAAGCAGGACATCCCGCTGGACGGCTTTCTCCGGGTGAACCCGGCCGGCGACCACGGCCACGTACTGGTCACGACCACGGAGGGCTTCCGCATCCTGGACGCCGCGGGTGGCCGGCTGACCGAGGACGTCTTCCCGGCCATCGAGGCCGGCCACGTCACGCCGCACGGTGAGCACACCGTGCTGTTCGCCGACGGCTCGGGCGAGATCACCGCGTTCGACCCGCATGCGCTGGAGGCCGGCGGGCTGCCCCAGACGCAGAAGTTCACAACGCCTGAGCCGCACCACGGCGTAGCGGTCATCCTTGCCGACGGAACCCGGCTGCAGACCCTCGGCAATCCGGATACCCGCGTCGGCGCCGCCGCATTCGACGGTGACCGCGAGATTGCACGCAACGAGCAATGTCCGGGCGTGCACGGTGAGACCGTGGCGGCCGACGAGGTCGTAGTCCTCGGCTGCGAGGACGGTGCGCTCGAGTACGCCGACGGAAGGTTCACCAAGATCGCAAGCCCCACCCCGTACGGCCGGATCGGCACCACCAAAGGCCACGACGATTCGCCGGTTGTATTGGCAGACATGAAGATCGACCCGGACGCCGAGCTGGAGCGGCCCGAGCAGTTCGCGCTTATCGACACCACGACCGACCAGATGCGCATCGTCGCGTTGCCGCAGGGCGTCAGTTACACCTTCCGGTCCCTGGCCCGCGGGCCGCAGGCCGAGGCGCTGATCCTGGGCACCGACGGCAACCTGCACGTCTTCGACCCGGTCACCGGCGCTCCGACCAAGGCCGTCCAAGTGACCGAACAGTGGACCGAGCCCGACGATTGGCAGCGGCCCCGTCCCACGCTGTTCACCCGCGAGGGCGCGGTGTACGTCTCCGACCCAGCCACCAAGCAGATCCATCTGGTGGATCTGGCGGCCGGAACCGTCGCCGAGTCGGTGACGCTGGAGCAGACGCCGAACGAGTTGAGCGGCACGGTCGGACACCACCACTGA
- the aztC gene encoding zinc ABC transporter substrate-binding protein AztC, translating into MTAVRIWIFALLGLLVIGCGGAGTTGPGGGEIVVTTNILGDVVRNVVGDTATVRVLMQAGADPHSFGVSAQDAAAMSGAQLILHNGLGLEENIARNIESAASQGVPTLGVGDRIDSIAYSDGDSAGTPDPHFWTDPQRMVAVVDAVEEMIVGEIDGIDTVAVSRNADEYRRQLRELDAEMAQAFGAIPPDRRKLVTNHHVLGYLAQRFDFTVIGAVVPSGTTLAAPSASDLQSLADAIDSARVPAIFVDSSQPEKLARVLAEQAGVEVQIVPLYSESLSPPGTPGATYLDMMRANTGAIVTGLR; encoded by the coding sequence ATGACCGCAGTGCGGATCTGGATCTTCGCGCTGCTCGGGTTGCTGGTCATCGGCTGCGGCGGTGCCGGCACCACAGGGCCCGGCGGTGGCGAAATCGTGGTCACCACAAACATCCTGGGCGATGTCGTGCGAAACGTGGTCGGTGACACCGCGACCGTGCGGGTACTGATGCAGGCAGGCGCCGATCCGCACTCATTCGGAGTCTCCGCCCAGGACGCCGCGGCGATGAGCGGTGCCCAACTGATTCTCCACAACGGGCTCGGGCTGGAGGAGAACATCGCGCGTAATATCGAAAGCGCTGCTTCCCAGGGCGTTCCGACGCTGGGAGTGGGGGATCGCATCGACAGCATCGCCTATTCCGACGGCGACAGCGCCGGCACACCCGATCCGCATTTCTGGACCGATCCGCAACGCATGGTCGCCGTCGTCGACGCCGTTGAGGAGATGATCGTCGGCGAGATCGACGGCATCGACACCGTCGCGGTGTCGCGCAACGCCGACGAATATCGTAGGCAACTCCGCGAACTGGACGCCGAGATGGCGCAGGCCTTCGGCGCGATACCGCCGGATCGTCGCAAGCTGGTCACCAACCATCATGTGCTCGGATATCTAGCCCAGCGCTTCGATTTCACGGTGATCGGCGCGGTGGTCCCCAGCGGCACCACGCTGGCCGCACCCAGCGCCTCGGACCTGCAGTCCCTGGCAGACGCCATCGACTCGGCTCGGGTCCCGGCGATCTTCGTCGACTCCTCACAGCCAGAGAAATTGGCCCGGGTGCTCGCCGAGCAGGCCGGCGTCGAGGTGCAGATCGTCCCGCTCTACAGCGAATCACTCAGTCCGCCCGGCACTCCGGGCGCGACCTATCTCGACATGATGCGCGCCAATACCGGCGCCATCGTCACCGGTCTGCGATAG